The following are encoded in a window of Corythoichthys intestinalis isolate RoL2023-P3 chromosome 8, ASM3026506v1, whole genome shotgun sequence genomic DNA:
- the ndufaf5 gene encoding arginine-hydroxylase NDUFAF5, mitochondrial isoform X2, whose product MKCHALVADEEFLPLRENTFDLVLSSMSLHWTNDLPAALRQIHYVLKPDGVFIGAMAGGDTLYELRCSLQLAETEREGGFSPHISPFTAVTDVGNLLGQAGFNMLTVDIDEVQVNYPGIMEVMVDLQGMGESNCAWNRRSMLHRDTILAAAAVYKEMYGNKDGSVPATFDILYMIGWKPHHSQAKAAKRGSATVSFGDLSKINQSNEDK is encoded by the exons ATGAAGTGTCACGCGCTGGTGGCCGATGAGGAGTTTCTTCCTTTACGGGAGAACACATTCGATTTGGTTCTCAGCAGCATGAG TCTGCACTGGACCAACGACCTGCCCGCTGCACTAAGACAG ATCCACTATGTCTTGAAGCCGGATGGGGTGTTCATCGGCGCAATGGCTGGCGGGGATACTTTGTATGAACTGCGCTGCTCGCTGCAGCTTGCTGAGACTGAGCGAGAGGGAGGATTCTCTCCACACATCTCACCCTTCACTGCCGTAACAGATGTGGGAAACCTGCTCGGGCAGGCTGGATTCAACATGCTCACCGTG GATATTGATGAGGTGCAAGTCAACTATCCGGGCATCATGGAAGTGATGGTGGACTTACAAG GTATGGGTGAGAGTAACTGTGCTTGGAACCGAAGATCCATGTTGCACCGAGACACCATTTTGGCAGCTGCAGCTGTTTATAAAG AAATGTACGGTAACAAGGACGGCTCAGTTCCTGCCACCTTTGACATCCTCTACATGATTGGCTGGAAACCTCACCACTCTCAG GCCAAAGCAGCCAAACGAGGCTCTGCAACCGTCTCCTTTGGGGATTTGTCCAAAATAAACCAGAGCAATGAGGACAAGTGA